A single region of the Methanolacinia paynteri genome encodes:
- a CDS encoding virulence RhuM family protein, producing MEDKTQIELLRGQILIYQSKDNTFRLDVRFQDESVWLTQQQMAELFDTTKQNISLHIRNIYSEGELVPEATVKKYLTVQNEGEREIRRSIDYYNLDMIISIGYRVRSAIATRFRIWATQHLTEFIKKGFILDDERLKEPGNDRYFEELLARIRDIRSSEKVFWRKVLDIYATSIDYDPESGLTTQFFKQVQNKMHWAAHGHTAAELIYERADADRPLMGITNYPGNKLLRRDVEVAKNYLNEDELEVLNRIVTAYLEIAELQALNRIPMTMQDWIERLHQFLTMTGRELLTDAGSISHEIAMKKAREEYEKYSTRQLNEPSEVERHFIEMEDEIKQIAEKNETTNREPER from the coding sequence ATGGAAGATAAGACCCAAATCGAATTACTCAGAGGCCAGATTTTAATCTACCAGTCGAAAGACAACACCTTCAGGCTTGATGTCAGGTTCCAGGACGAATCCGTTTGGCTCACACAACAGCAGATGGCCGAACTCTTCGACACCACAAAACAGAACATAAGCCTGCATATAAGAAACATCTATTCAGAAGGCGAACTCGTCCCCGAGGCAACTGTCAAGAAATACTTGACAGTTCAAAACGAGGGCGAAAGGGAGATCCGGCGCTCGATCGACTACTACAATCTCGATATGATAATCTCCATCGGCTATCGTGTCAGAAGCGCAATCGCCACGCGTTTCCGGATATGGGCGACACAGCACCTGACGGAATTTATAAAAAAGGGATTCATCCTCGATGACGAACGCCTAAAAGAGCCCGGCAACGACAGGTACTTCGAGGAGCTCTTAGCAAGGATACGCGATATCCGGTCGTCGGAAAAAGTGTTCTGGCGAAAGGTTCTGGACATATATGCAACCAGCATAGACTACGATCCCGAATCCGGGTTAACAACACAGTTCTTCAAACAGGTTCAGAACAAGATGCACTGGGCGGCCCACGGCCACACCGCCGCAGAACTGATCTACGAACGTGCAGATGCAGACCGGCCCTTAATGGGGATCACGAATTATCCGGGAAACAAACTTCTCAGGCGCGACGTGGAAGTTGCGAAAAACTATCTGAATGAAGACGAACTGGAAGTCCTCAACAGAATCGTCACGGCATATCTTGAAATTGCAGAATTGCAGGCACTGAACCGGATACCGATGACGATGCAGGACTGGATCGAGCGCCTTCACCAGTTCCTTACAATGACCGGGAGGGAGCTGCTTACAGATGCCGGAAGCATAAGTCATGAAATCGCAATGAAAAAGGCCCGTGAAGAATACGAAAAATACAGCACGAGGCAATTGAACGAACCCTCGGAGGTTGAAAGGCATTTCATCGAGATGGAAGACGAGATAAAACAGATTGCCGAAAAAAACGAGACCACAAATAGAGAGCCGGAGAGATAA
- a CDS encoding peptide ABC transporter ATPase, with translation MEIFLQVVMMEYIPSIIDPDKKFLFESLKSSIAEIAQTRAEWEALSRIEVLREMATEEVLLAGLAVESYDLAVALMKGMKEDHIQEGV, from the coding sequence GTGGAGATATTTCTTCAGGTGGTGATGATGGAGTACATTCCCTCGATTATTGATCCGGATAAAAAATTTCTTTTCGAATCTCTAAAGTCATCAATAGCGGAAATTGCTCAAACCCGTGCCGAGTGGGAAGCTTTGTCCAGAATAGAGGTTCTGAGGGAGATGGCGACAGAGGAGGTTCTTCTTGCGGGTCTTGCCGTTGAGAGTTATGATTTGGCAGTTGCGCTTATGAAAGGGATGAAAGAAGATCACATCCAGGAAGGGGTTTAG
- a CDS encoding DNA adenine methylase: MTQETTAVLRYPGGKSKALKKISCLIPRDINEYREPFVGGGSVFVKVKQNIEEDVSFKINDINPDLYLFWRCVQQDGERFREKVFSMKNEFKTGKELYEYYKKSHKNLDNFEKAIRFFILNRITFSGLIDSGGFSQQSYDKRFTESMINKITPLSELLSDVIISNYDYSHLLHETGKDVFLFLDPPYLSAKESSLYGKNGDLHKVFDHRKFADEVRKCSHKWLITCDDTPEMRDLFDFAEIIPWSLNYGMTNVKKSTVTKGNEIFVLNYNLEDIDPISKNFNRVFTHC, translated from the coding sequence ATGACACAAGAAACCACCGCTGTACTGCGTTATCCTGGAGGAAAAAGTAAAGCTTTAAAAAAAATATCTTGCCTTATTCCACGAGATATAAATGAGTACCGAGAACCCTTTGTAGGAGGAGGGTCGGTTTTCGTCAAAGTAAAGCAAAATATTGAAGAAGATGTTTCTTTTAAAATAAATGATATAAATCCAGATCTATATCTTTTTTGGCGTTGCGTCCAACAGGATGGAGAACGATTTCGAGAAAAAGTGTTCTCTATGAAAAATGAATTTAAAACCGGGAAAGAATTATATGAATATTATAAAAAAAGTCACAAAAATTTAGATAATTTTGAGAAGGCCATTCGTTTTTTTATTTTGAATAGAATTACATTTTCTGGGCTAATTGATTCAGGAGGTTTTTCTCAACAATCATATGACAAAAGGTTCACAGAATCAATGATCAATAAAATAACTCCTCTTTCGGAATTATTGTCTGATGTAATTATTTCAAATTATGATTATTCTCATCTACTACATGAAACGGGGAAAGATGTTTTCTTATTTCTCGATCCTCCGTATCTCTCTGCAAAAGAATCCAGTCTTTATGGTAAAAATGGAGATTTGCATAAAGTATTTGATCATAGGAAATTTGCTGATGAAGTCCGGAAATGTTCCCATAAATGGTTAATAACATGCGACGATACACCTGAAATGCGGGATTTATTTGATTTTGCAGAAATTATACCTTGGAGTTTGAATTATGGAATGACAAATGTTAAAAAGTCGACAGTAACTAAAGGAAATGAGATTTTCGTTCTAAATTATAATTTAGAAGATATAGATCCAATCTCGAAAAATTTTAATCGAGTTTTTACTCATTGTTAA
- a CDS encoding DNA double-strand break repair nuclease NurA: protein MIESESGIDLGKILIHPEFFNCLNELKEKKIYLNNIPIPDSVNFNSELFPSDEGILSFIEKNLKYKLDPLAGIDLTDRGYLIAAYDESIDKFEAIEGSAYLTAHSIVFLSENDYLPLISLSLNFYTRSSIITKNSKYIQYSKDIENCRKENYIKERDVLFKNCFSQFPKNTIVFIDGPIIGGQISSYTTKLNSWMIENNLIPIFIVKNSSSNLVTDRIQEFKNKYNSDLHWSYALLKEGERTGFIQYQDLYNKDNGKIFCYIKTFNQSPQRVEFHIKTLEKYGIELLSQIIELVYYLILVQGEWKNPQIRPIAIAEKFARESIKLFNLKLSMKNLGLISTMNQERFG, encoded by the coding sequence ATGATTGAGTCTGAATCAGGAATTGATTTAGGAAAAATATTAATTCATCCTGAATTTTTTAATTGTCTAAACGAATTAAAAGAAAAAAAAATATACTTAAATAATATTCCGATCCCTGATTCAGTTAACTTTAATTCAGAACTATTCCCTTCAGATGAAGGAATATTATCATTTATTGAGAAGAATTTAAAATATAAATTAGATCCTTTAGCTGGAATTGATTTAACAGATCGAGGTTATCTTATTGCTGCATATGACGAATCAATCGATAAATTTGAAGCAATTGAAGGAAGTGCATATCTAACTGCACATAGTATAGTCTTTTTATCTGAAAATGATTATTTACCATTAATAAGTCTTAGTTTGAATTTTTATACAAGATCGTCCATTATTACAAAGAATTCCAAATATATACAATATTCTAAGGACATAGAAAATTGTAGAAAGGAGAATTATATAAAAGAGAGAGATGTTCTCTTTAAAAATTGTTTCTCGCAGTTTCCAAAAAACACCATAGTTTTTATAGACGGACCAATCATCGGAGGTCAAATCAGTTCATATACGACTAAATTGAATTCATGGATGATAGAAAATAATTTAATTCCAATATTTATTGTAAAAAATAGTTCAAGCAACCTTGTTACAGATAGAATTCAAGAATTTAAGAATAAATATAATTCAGATCTTCATTGGTCATATGCTCTTTTAAAAGAAGGAGAAAGAACTGGATTTATTCAATATCAGGATTTGTATAACAAAGATAATGGGAAAATATTTTGCTATATTAAGACTTTTAACCAGAGCCCTCAAAGAGTGGAATTTCATATTAAAACCTTGGAAAAATATGGAATTGAATTACTGAGTCAGATTATCGAACTTGTTTATTATTTAATCTTAGTACAAGGGGAATGGAAAAATCCACAAATAAGGCCCATTGCAATTGCTGAAAAATTTGCTAGAGAATCGATTAAATTGTTTAATTTAAAATTATCAATGAAAAATCTTGGATTAATATCAACAATGAATCAAGAGAGGTTTGGATGA
- a CDS encoding ATP-binding protein, whose product MSWIVADAEREKILLVSKSGTDGILHQGSYLTIEDIESEKKFIVRVEDTYQNNPYKPSPLIVDLDLPTLRQDQNCQNILSAVRIKEIPEREDGSSSFIRPQLKARRSSQEEVHSAFGDVKKGIPIFPATVFSRSVQHLYDENKKYIHINIPESVFFYQMLITGRTGSGKTVAMKYFAQYFIENMKGAVLAINVKEEDMLAMDKATKTNSKEVFKEWRDIGVDPKGIERFKIYYPGNKKPNYSDNVDIDLTESITLNTRNLDPETLTGLIQNISDLAADQLPKIFRYWKNKVANENDTLEDFIQYFSDPNKNGIYETENELGNVLPSTVHASTRGNIERALTNSVGYFDVKGAKELEAEDILQPMKMSVIDVTGKSGFGFGSVLLRDLLDKIYDVKSNKSNTTPVLIIIDEVHEFYGNTRSKETLSTLDSISRKGRSLKIGVIFASQNPEDMPKGIANVVNSKIYFKSDASNIKSLGISISGFDPEGFGSGYGVARIHGLSQLKYVKFPLCLSGVLDDTKEN is encoded by the coding sequence ATGAGTTGGATAGTAGCTGATGCTGAAAGAGAAAAAATACTTCTCGTCTCCAAAAGTGGTACAGACGGGATTTTACATCAAGGATCGTATTTAACTATTGAAGATATTGAATCTGAGAAAAAATTTATTGTAAGAGTTGAGGATACTTACCAAAATAATCCATATAAACCTTCCCCATTGATTGTTGATCTCGATCTTCCTACATTAAGGCAAGATCAGAATTGTCAAAATATTTTATCAGCTGTCCGAATAAAAGAAATTCCTGAGAGAGAAGATGGAAGCAGCAGTTTCATTCGACCACAACTAAAAGCCCGTCGTTCTAGCCAAGAAGAAGTTCATTCCGCATTTGGAGATGTTAAAAAGGGAATTCCAATCTTTCCAGCAACGGTTTTTTCCAGATCAGTTCAACATCTCTATGATGAAAATAAAAAATATATTCATATAAATATTCCAGAATCTGTTTTCTTTTATCAAATGCTTATTACTGGCCGAACAGGTTCAGGAAAAACAGTTGCAATGAAGTATTTTGCACAATACTTTATTGAAAATATGAAAGGTGCTGTTCTTGCAATTAATGTAAAAGAAGAAGATATGCTTGCTATGGATAAAGCAACAAAAACCAATAGCAAAGAGGTTTTTAAAGAATGGAGAGATATTGGAGTAGATCCAAAAGGTATAGAGAGATTTAAGATTTACTACCCTGGTAATAAAAAGCCTAATTATTCTGATAATGTTGATATCGATCTGACTGAAAGCATAACTCTCAATACAAGAAATTTAGATCCAGAAACACTCACTGGTTTAATACAAAACATATCTGATCTTGCAGCTGATCAACTTCCAAAAATCTTCCGATATTGGAAAAACAAAGTCGCAAATGAAAATGACACATTAGAAGATTTTATTCAATATTTTTCAGACCCAAATAAAAATGGAATATATGAAACTGAAAATGAATTAGGAAATGTATTACCTAGTACTGTTCATGCATCAACAAGAGGAAATATCGAACGAGCTCTTACAAATTCTGTAGGATATTTTGATGTTAAAGGCGCAAAAGAATTAGAAGCAGAAGATATTCTTCAACCAATGAAAATGTCAGTAATAGATGTTACAGGTAAAAGCGGGTTTGGATTCGGGTCTGTTCTTTTAAGAGATTTGCTTGATAAGATATATGATGTAAAAAGCAATAAGAGCAATACAACTCCTGTTTTAATAATCATTGATGAAGTCCATGAGTTCTATGGTAATACAAGAAGTAAAGAAACATTAAGTACACTCGACTCAATAAGTCGAAAAGGTAGAAGTCTTAAAATTGGAGTTATTTTTGCTTCACAAAACCCTGAAGATATGCCAAAAGGAATCGCGAATGTTGTAAATTCAAAAATATATTTCAAATCAGATGCATCAAACATAAAATCTTTAGGTATTTCTATTTCTGGTTTTGATCCAGAGGGTTTTGGATCAGGTTATGGAGTTGCTAGAATACATGGTTTGAGTCAGTTGAAATATGTAAAATTTCCATTATGTCTATCGGGGGTATTGGATGACACAAAAGAAAATTGA
- a CDS encoding AAA family ATPase produces MNYEFQAGGPIYECSFPLEKDKENNIFFVRGKNDQGKTTSLDLIAIGLYATQNLKSNEEIISDALKSKIDFLTSNDIDKLKFNFVMESIDNKILIKSNYDKGDLTTEFNGLPVASEEMHKNIQVLYDVPDNPIVKLQSSIYLIKDNISRYLIYLNKYSNEIENNIQHIYEFERKEEQLKKYKKELSEKEEQLKIQEQIKEEKNSELTELENIKKIFDINDILTEFNGLEEQNRVLKEKKTELKRQGIDGGTQKYKKAVQDFNEKRDNIKKILAQIIQYDPLLIGDSLKDLKKIRTTLLGLSTPIDITSKNIQKWEEKIDESIFNLESNPINNQNSEDEEKYELIEGLMSILKPHLTVKMKIPGTDQLIFDFYRELEKIKKEIHPMIEGKKNLSSLLLKTRELKVQINDLLIKRINIPEVDDKQVLEYRDIDKEIKEIEKRQNELNLELEKNEDIVTDIIEGNCDKILQNKSKLDDYNILNGEHDEAVTAIQSLNGNIINLKGRIEGYGELTEPNKYDINWLNNEYNICSNLIKKLNEWKRNLENVNFRKSDLGIAPNHSEEFFDALSEYFADILKVVYFEKKSWDVKKVDLLNNQYIVENRAPIKFPQIGTGHTALNSIRSSINQKFGGKKKVILIDDISQMDEDNIQTLVGDIKKQIISGETLFALITIADNTVSEIKWEPVAI; encoded by the coding sequence TTGAACTACGAATTCCAAGCCGGTGGACCTATTTATGAATGTAGTTTCCCTTTAGAAAAAGATAAAGAAAATAATATTTTTTTTGTCCGCGGGAAAAATGATCAAGGTAAAACAACATCATTGGATCTTATCGCAATTGGTCTATATGCAACACAGAATCTTAAAAGTAATGAAGAAATTATTTCTGATGCGCTTAAATCAAAAATTGATTTTCTCACATCAAATGATATTGATAAACTAAAATTCAATTTTGTTATGGAAAGCATTGATAATAAGATTCTAATAAAATCCAATTATGATAAAGGTGATTTAACTACCGAATTCAATGGCCTGCCTGTTGCCTCTGAAGAAATGCATAAAAATATTCAGGTACTCTATGATGTTCCAGATAATCCAATTGTAAAATTACAATCATCCATTTATTTAATAAAAGACAATATTTCGAGATACTTAATATATTTAAATAAATATTCTAATGAGATAGAAAATAACATTCAACATATCTATGAATTTGAACGGAAAGAAGAACAACTAAAAAAATATAAAAAAGAGTTATCTGAAAAAGAGGAACAATTAAAAATCCAGGAACAGATCAAGGAAGAAAAAAATAGTGAATTGACTGAATTAGAAAATATAAAGAAAATATTTGATATTAATGACATTTTAACTGAATTTAATGGGTTGGAAGAACAAAATCGTGTATTAAAAGAAAAAAAGACCGAATTAAAAAGACAAGGAATTGACGGAGGTACTCAAAAATATAAAAAAGCAGTACAGGATTTTAATGAAAAAAGGGATAATATAAAAAAAATTCTTGCTCAGATAATACAGTATGATCCTTTATTAATCGGAGATTCATTAAAGGATCTCAAAAAAATTCGTACAACTCTATTAGGTCTATCTACACCAATTGACATAACTTCTAAAAATATTCAAAAATGGGAAGAAAAAATTGATGAATCTATTTTCAATTTAGAGAGCAACCCCATAAATAATCAAAATTCAGAAGATGAAGAAAAATATGAATTAATTGAGGGTTTAATGTCCATTTTAAAACCTCATTTAACTGTAAAAATGAAAATACCCGGTACAGATCAACTTATATTTGATTTTTATAGAGAATTAGAAAAAATAAAAAAAGAAATTCATCCTATGATCGAAGGAAAAAAGAATTTGTCATCTTTATTATTGAAAACAAGGGAATTAAAAGTCCAAATAAATGATTTATTAATAAAACGTATAAATATCCCAGAAGTTGATGACAAGCAAGTACTGGAATATAGAGATATTGATAAAGAAATTAAGGAAATTGAAAAAAGACAAAATGAATTAAATTTAGAATTAGAGAAAAATGAAGATATTGTCACTGACATCATTGAAGGAAATTGTGACAAAATATTACAAAATAAAAGTAAATTAGACGATTATAATATATTAAATGGTGAACATGATGAAGCCGTTACGGCAATACAAAGTTTAAATGGTAATATTATAAATTTAAAAGGTAGAATTGAGGGGTACGGGGAATTAACTGAACCAAATAAATATGACATAAATTGGTTAAATAATGAATATAATATTTGTTCAAATCTTATAAAAAAATTGAATGAATGGAAAAGAAACCTTGAAAATGTTAATTTTCGAAAATCTGATCTTGGAATAGCTCCAAATCACTCTGAAGAATTTTTTGATGCCTTATCAGAATATTTTGCAGATATTTTGAAGGTTGTTTACTTTGAAAAAAAATCCTGGGATGTAAAAAAAGTAGACTTATTAAATAACCAATATATTGTTGAAAATAGAGCTCCAATTAAGTTTCCACAAATAGGTACTGGTCATACCGCATTAAACTCAATTCGTTCGAGTATTAATCAAAAATTTGGCGGAAAAAAGAAGGTTATATTAATTGACGATATTTCTCAGATGGATGAAGATAATATTCAGACATTAGTAGGTGACATAAAGAAACAAATCATTTCCGGAGAAACGTTATTTGCTCTAATAACAATTGCGGATAATACTGTTTCTGAAATAAAATGGGAGCCAGTAGCAATTTAG
- a CDS encoding ORC1-type DNA replication protein yields the protein MKRNLLMGDQTLFRTPDIFEIDHVPEQFNFRDTQLSELAYAIRPAMSGGRPFNSVLRGLPGTGKTTSVRVLFSEIEQTTKRVLPVYINCKNDRTRVSIFGSIFNRIFGHYPPTTGIAFRKIYNEIGNYLSESRTVAVVCLDDMNYLMYENRLNDILYVLLRLYEEFPGARLGVIAAVSNMEIDLMTKVDSAVWSVFRPVDIYFPTYGYEEVREILSRRVRCGLYPGAMSGEVLDLITQRTVTAGDLRVGLAIIKESVANAEKAARKEVLAEDVSTSVSAKDIRLRDAIGGLSPDEKKFLAVLAEEVRDSEESPTSGALYEIVNKQLSMGYANFHKRLNKLESMEIISMKSLQVRGQTREISLDYEAGEILKVL from the coding sequence ATGAAGAGAAACTTGCTAATGGGGGATCAGACTCTCTTCAGGACCCCCGATATTTTTGAGATAGATCACGTACCGGAGCAGTTTAATTTCAGAGATACGCAGCTCAGCGAACTGGCTTATGCCATCCGGCCGGCGATGAGCGGGGGCCGTCCGTTCAACTCAGTTCTCCGGGGCCTTCCCGGAACGGGGAAGACGACCTCGGTCCGGGTGCTCTTCTCCGAGATCGAGCAGACGACAAAACGGGTCCTGCCTGTATATATCAATTGCAAGAACGACCGGACACGGGTTTCGATCTTCGGTTCAATATTCAACCGGATCTTCGGGCACTATCCGCCGACCACCGGGATTGCGTTCCGGAAGATCTACAATGAGATAGGAAATTACCTTTCGGAGTCGCGGACGGTTGCAGTCGTATGTCTCGACGATATGAATTACCTGATGTACGAGAACCGGCTGAATGATATCCTCTATGTACTGCTCCGTCTTTACGAAGAATTCCCCGGTGCAAGACTCGGGGTGATTGCGGCGGTGAGCAACATGGAGATCGACCTTATGACCAAAGTCGATTCTGCCGTCTGGTCGGTCTTCAGGCCCGTTGATATTTACTTCCCCACTTATGGATATGAAGAGGTCCGCGAGATCCTTTCCCGGAGAGTACGCTGCGGTCTTTATCCGGGGGCGATGTCAGGTGAGGTCCTGGATCTTATTACTCAAAGAACGGTTACAGCGGGGGATCTCCGTGTCGGCCTTGCGATAATAAAAGAATCAGTTGCAAATGCTGAGAAGGCGGCAAGGAAAGAAGTCCTGGCAGAGGATGTATCGACATCGGTCTCTGCGAAGGATATCCGGTTAAGGGATGCAATCGGCGGCCTGTCTCCGGACGAGAAGAAATTTCTGGCGGTCCTGGCTGAAGAGGTCCGGGATAGTGAAGAGTCGCCGACCTCCGGGGCCCTCTATGAGATTGTAAATAAACAGCTTTCAATGGGTTATGCCAACTTTCACAAACGGCTGAATAAGCTGGAGTCGATGGAAATTATTTCTATGAAATCGCTCCAGGTGAGGGGACAGACCAGAGAGATTTCCTTGGATTATGAAGCCGGGGAGATCTTGAAGGTTTTGTGA